Within the Halorhabdus rudnickae genome, the region CGGACACACCGGTTGTCGGTCTCGATATCGTCGACTTCGTCTATCCGGCCGCTCGCGAAACGATGTTCGGCACCTGGCAGCTCGTCGGCGACGTGCTGGGCCAAGACGGGCGGGCCGAGACACTGATCGAGTTCGTCCGTGGGACGATCGACGACCTCCGGACACGGACGGACGAGATCGCAGTCGGCGAGCGAGACGCTGCGTACGTCGGCGCGATCAACTACAAGGGGGGCCACGGCATCGCGACGACACGAAAGTGCTTCGCGCCGTTTCGCTGGACCGGTGTCGAGAACGTCGCCGGCGCGATCGGTACCGACGCCGCGTCCGTCGAGGTGAGCGACGAACAGCTCCTTCGGTGGGATCCAGCGACGATGTTCGTCAGTGCGTCAAACCTCGGCCAGGTCCGCGAGGACGCGGCCGCGAGCCCTGAGTATGCCTCGATCCGAGCGGTCGAGACCGGCGAGACGTATTCGATTCTCCCGCACGCCAGCTATCACCACAACTATGGATCGATCCTCGCGAACGCCTATTTCGTCGGGCGTACAGTCTATCCTGACCGCTTCGAGGATGTCGATCTCAAGACAAAGACGAACGAGATTTTCGAGACGATGCTCGGTACGGGTTTGTACGAGAATCTGCTCGAAGCCTACGACGCGTTCGACCGACTCGAATTGCCATGACAGAGACCGCTGTGGCGGGTCATCAAAGATCGTTCCGTCGACGAGTCGCCTTTCTCGGCGGTGTCGGCGCTCTGTTTGCCGGTACCGCCCTGCTGGCGCTGGCGATCGGCTCCGTTCGCGTTCCGCTGGTTGATTTGTTTGGGGCTCTGTTCGGCCGCGGCACGGAACTGCATTCCAACATCGTCTGGCGAAATCGCTTACCGCGGGTCCTCGCCGCTGCCGCGGCCGGCGGTGGTCTGGCCGTCGCGGGAGCGGCGATGCAGACCGTCCTCCGCAATCCGCTCGGCGCGCCATACACGCTTGGTATCTCCCAGGCGGCGGCCTTCGGGGCCGCACTGGCGATTTCCATCACTGGCGTGGGGGCGGGGTCGGCGGCCGGTGGGTTCCTCGCGACGTCTCTGACACCGATCGCCGCGTTTGTCGCAGGGATGGTCTTGACGGGCGTCATTCTCGCGTTGGTCACGTATCGGCGGGCCACACCCGAAACGATGATCCTCACCGGCGTCGCACTCGGGTCGCTGTTCCAGGCTGGGTTGACGCTGTTGCAGTACTTCGCCAGTGATACCGAGGTCGCGGCCATCGTTTATTGGACGTTCGGCGATGTCGGACGGGTTGGCTGGCCGAAGGTGCTCGTGATGCTCGCGTTCGTCCTTGCGGCGACCGCATACTTCGTTCGACACGGCTGGGATTACGACGTGCTCGATGCGGGAACGGACACGGCAAAGAGCCTCGGGGTGAA harbors:
- a CDS encoding ABC transporter substrate-binding protein, with protein sequence MRTRRSVLSALGASTVGGLTGCTASFSASSGGTTTAAREITDGFGRSVTVPETVERVVGVGPGALRQIAYLDATDRVVGIEDAEAGWARRVPYNQANPVLRDKHVIGSAGPSAGGNSEAILSVDPDVLFYYGDSSRAESLQSQTDTPVVGLDIVDFVYPAARETMFGTWQLVGDVLGQDGRAETLIEFVRGTIDDLRTRTDEIAVGERDAAYVGAINYKGGHGIATTRKCFAPFRWTGVENVAGAIGTDAASVEVSDEQLLRWDPATMFVSASNLGQVREDAAASPEYASIRAVETGETYSILPHASYHHNYGSILANAYFVGRTVYPDRFEDVDLKTKTNEIFETMLGTGLYENLLEAYDAFDRLELP
- a CDS encoding FecCD family ABC transporter permease, with product MTETAVAGHQRSFRRRVAFLGGVGALFAGTALLALAIGSVRVPLVDLFGALFGRGTELHSNIVWRNRLPRVLAAAAAGGGLAVAGAAMQTVLRNPLGAPYTLGISQAAAFGAALAISITGVGAGSAAGGFLATSLTPIAAFVAGMVLTGVILALVTYRRATPETMILTGVALGSLFQAGLTLLQYFASDTEVAAIVYWTFGDVGRVGWPKVLVMLAFVLAATAYFVRHGWDYDVLDAGTDTAKSLGVNVESLRIRGMAVASIVTALIVSFVGIIGFVGLVAPHIVRMVIGGTERTLMPASALVGATLLVAADTIARTVLAPVVLPVGILTSFIGAPLFIYLVLRGREYW